In one window of Mytilus galloprovincialis chromosome 6, xbMytGall1.hap1.1, whole genome shotgun sequence DNA:
- the LOC143081079 gene encoding uncharacterized protein LOC143081079, with protein sequence MDIQVENNMWQSTTLSEDNDWDDTENIEYLWNLNPATENRIAEFRQVQDDDFIDVCFHSVISPTFFTNFHTDRVAVVFDVRFGLTDNFEVKMERPRPDGYVVGSVTVKVPVSINLCYNYVVLHDDSSCTFEYFVSSGEWKEKGSFRNLPVHQKSSSKGILSSLFMF encoded by the exons ATGGACATACAAGTTGAGAATAACATGTGGCAGTCAACAACATTATCGGAAGACAATGACTGGGATGATACTGAAAACATTGAATATTTA TGGAATCTTAACCCTGCAACGGAAAACAGAATTGCAGA attccGACAAGTACAAGATGATGACTTTATCGATGTATGTTTTCATTCGGTCATTTCACCAACCTTCTTCACAAATTTTCACACAGATCGTGTAGCTGTTGTTTTCGATGTCCGTTTTGGTTTGACAGACAACTTTGAGGTGAAAATGGAAAG GCCAAGACCAGATGGGTATGTTGTCGGATCAGTAACAGTTAAGGTGCCAGTATCAATTAATCTGTGTTACAACTATGTCGTTTTACATGATGATTCCAGTTGTACCTTTGAGTATTTTGTTTCTTCGGGAGAATGGAAGGAAAAGGGATCTTTCAGAAATCTACCGGTACACCAAAAATCGTCGTCTAAAGGTATACTTTCTTCCTTGTTCATGTTCTAG